Genomic DNA from Alicyclobacillus fastidiosus:
ACCGCGTCACCGTCGAAGGGCAGGTTGACCGCGAAGCCCGCCAGCGACTCGCTGAGGGGATTGAACTGGAGGACGGAGTGACGGCTCCGGCGCAGGTGGAAATGATGCGCCAAGGTGAAGAGTCCGTCGTTCAAATCGCCATTCACGAGGGCCGTAACCGCCAGGTTCGACGGATGTTTGATGCGCTTGACTTGCCGGTCAAACGGTTGAAGCGCATTGCCTTCGGCCCGATTGCGTTGGGTCACTTGAAGACAGGCGATTGGCGGCTACTTGCTCCGTCCGAATGGAAAGCCCTTTACCGCAGTGTCGATTTGACACCACCACAGTACACCAAACCTACGTTTCCGCAGGCACAACGGGCTGTGCGCCCCGCGCGGCCGGTTCGCGGCGGCCGCAAGCCGGCGAGGCAAGGCGGTCAGAAACGGCGCACCGGGAAAAAATGATGAATTGAACACCTCGAATCATTGCATCCTAACCCCAAAAGGGGTGTGATATGGATGAAGACGAGGATGACATTGGCCGGCGTTGCTCTTGTGGCGCTGGTTCTGAGCGGATGCGGCGCTAACGTCAACAACGCATCAAAGCCGGCAGCTGACGTCATGAACGCGACGCAGCGCGTCACCAAACAGGCACCGACTGGAGCCATTGGCGATGCACAGCACGTACAAATGGCCACCAACATCGCAAACGGGCTCGTCAAGCGCGGTTACGCCAAGCACGCGTTCGCATTTGTGGTGGGGAAAACGGCGTATGTCGCTATTGATCAGAAAAAGCCCACCAAGACCAATTTGGGCATGAAACAAAAGAACGCCATCGTCAATGCGGTGAAACACATCGACAAACGCGTAGATACGGTCTACGTCAGTGCGAGCCCAGACGCGTATCATCGGTTCCAAAGCTTTGCGGGGGATATGAAAGCTGGTCGACCGGTGAGTGCAGTTTGGAACAATTTCCGCACGATGGTCACGATGTTGTTTCCGACCGGGCGGTGACCAGGCCTATGCGAACGGCAAGTCACTCGACTTGCCGTTTTTTCGTGAGTTGTTGCGGGTGCACCTACGACTTATAATGGATGGTAGCTTTAAGAACGGGGGTTTAGCATGCCGCAACCACGTATTCTAGTTGTTGACGACGAAGAGCGTATCCGCAGGCTGGTTCGCATGTATTTAGAACGCAGCGGGTTTGACGTAGTCGAAGCCGAGGATGGCACCGAGGCAGTAGATATTGCATTGGCACAGCCATTTTCACTGATCATTCTCGACTTAATGCTTCCGGGCATGGATGGGCGCGACGTGTGCAGTCACATTCGTCAGCACAGCGATGTGCCGATTGTGATGCTCACGGCTGCCGGGGATGAGATGAACCGCATTCACGGGTTTGAGCTCGGTGCAGACGACTATGTCGTCAAGCCGTTCAGTCCGCGCGAGCTGATTATGCGTGTCAAGGCGCTTCTGAAGCGAACTGGTGAGACCGAATACGCAAAGGCAGATCTCCAGCAGGCGTTGACCTTTCCGGGGCTTGTCATCCACATCGATGCAAGGCGTGTTGAGGTGGAGGGCAACGAGATCAGCCTCACGCCTAAGGAGTTTGATTTATTGGTCTACATGGCTCAGCGACCTGATAAGGTGTTCAGCCGTGAAGAACTGTTACGCGACGTCTGGAATTATCAATTCTATGGTGACCAACGCACTGTCGATACCCATATCAAGCGCCTTCGCGAAAAACTGGGACAAGCATCCGATCCCGTGAGTCAATACATCGTGACCGTCTGGGGCGTAGGTTACAAATTCGAGGTAGCCCTGTGATTCGCAACAGCGTCGCTTCAAAATTATGGCTGACCATCGTCGCGATGGTCTTTTTGGTCTTAGCACTATTAGCCGTCCTCCTTCAACAATTTTTTGTCAACTACGTCGTTCAACGCGAGACGGCGCAGTTGACGCGCCTGGCGACGTCCGTCAACCGCATTCTCCCGACCAACGATCCGGCTATTGCGATGAGTGTGCTTGGACAAGTCTCACAGAACGTCTTAGAGGCACACGTGGTGGCCGCGACGCCGCTGACGAAGGAATCGGAACTCATCACGGCCTATCATCATTTTACGGCTTCGCAGTTGAGCGATTTTAATCTTGGCAAACCAGTCGTCGTTCACTCGACGGTGGGGGGAGCCAGTGAGCTGTCTGTCTACCAGAAGCTCCCGAGTTCCACCAGCACGCCAGGCATGGTCGCGGTGTCGCAGCAGATGAGCGTGCTCGAACAACCGGTGCACCGCATGCGCAACCTGATCATCTTCGATACCGTCCTCGCCATCGTGTTGGCCACTGGTCTGGCTTTTGTCGTTTCCAAGAACCTGTCGCGTCCGCTTGTCGAAATGAACAAGGCGGCGGAGGAGATGGCCCTCGGGCACTTTTCGCAACGAGTCGAAGTGGTGACGCACGATGAGGTCGGGAGGCTCGGCAACACGTTTAACGCGTTGGCCGGTGAATTGGCGAAGACGATCGAGCAGCTCTCGATTGAACGGGATCAACTCAGCAGCATTCTGTCCTCGCTGCAAGATGGGGTCGTGGCCACGGACAAAGAAGGGCGTGTGACGCTCGCAAATCCACCGGCCCTGCGCCGCTTGCGCTCGATGTCCGTGGCGGAACGCGGCATCGCGACGATGGAAAAACTCCCCGAGCGGCTGATGATGCTTTTTTCGCACGTGACCGATTTTGAGGAGCCTGTGGTTCAGGAGGCGACGTGGGAGGGACGGTCGCTGGCCATCACGATGCTGCCCCTGTACGAGGTGGACGGGACACAGATGCGCGGGACGTTGGCCGTCCTTCGCGACGTGACGGAAGAGCGCCGTTTGGATCGACTTCGCAAGGACTTTATCGCCAACGTTTCACACGAGCTGCGCACGCCGCTCAGCATGATGCAGGGGTACGCCGAAGCGCTGCTTGACGACATCTCCGATGATCCCGAGATGAGACGAGAACTGACGGAGATCATCCATGATGAGACGTTGCGGATGAAGCGTCTGGTAAACGATCTGCTCGATCTCGCCCAGCTCGAAAGCGGACAGTTCCAGATGAACATGGACACGGTCGATTTCTCGCTCGTCATGCGTCGAGTGGCCCGCAAGTTCCAGGCGTTAGCTCAGGACTACGGCGTGGGATTTGAGCTTAGAATTGAGAATGAAGCGATGATCATGGATGCGGACGTAGACCGGATGGAGCAAGTATTCACCAACCTACTGGATAATGCGTTTCGTCACACCTCAGAAGGCAAGATCACGTTTTCGTCGGATATCAGCGGGCGCTATGTGTACGTTCGTGTATCCGACACGGGAGCAGGCATTCCCGAGGAGGACGTACCCTATATTTTTGAACGGTTTTATAAAGCCGACAAAGCTCGAACGAGATCTCGGTCTGGCACTGGGTTAGGACTTGCGATCGCGAGACATATTGTAACTGAGCACGGCGGCGATATCCTCGTCGAGAGTACGATCGGGAAGGGTACTACGTTCACGGTGATTCTGCCCATTCAACGGGACGATATGGAACTCGAGGGAGAGCAGCACGACAAGGAGTGAGAGTGGCGTGGCTTGGGTATACTACCTGCGGCTTGTGGACACCAAGTTTCAAGCGGATTGTCTCGCTGCGAGAATTGAAGAGGGGACGTTGTCGTTAAGCCAACGTCTCCCGAGTTACGTTGGTGTCTATCAGACGAGGAAGGGGCGGTTCGGGGTCAAGGTGTTCTGGGAATCGCGCTAAGTAGATGAATGGCCCCTCACCGCAGAGCAAGTTGAACGTGCAAGGGGCCGACCGGTCTACAGCATTCGGCTATCCGCTTGGTAACTCGCCAACATATGATTGCTCTGTGCCAGTAATTCGATGAGCTTGGTTAGGAAGCTCGCTTCTTCCTCGGGTAGCGTACTCATGCGCTGCGCCGCCTCGAGATACGGAAACGCGGACTCGTTGAGGATAAAATTCTGCATGTACAGTGGCAATTCATCTGGCGAGTTTCGCATTTTTGGCGCTTGAAATTCCGTTCGCTCGTCACACAACGAGGATAGTGGCACGCCAAGCGCAGTGGCGATTCTCTGTGCGTACTCGAGGGATGGATGGCGCTTGTCCCGCTCGATGGAAGAGATGTGTGGCGTGGAAATGCCACAGCGCATTGACAACTCCTGTTGCGACCAGTGTCTTGAAAGGCGTAGACTACGCACCCGCTTTCCAAAATTTTGATTCAACTTTTTGACCCCCTTAGATATCGTCGAACCTTACGCTGTAAATATATCGGCGCACTAGTAGCGTGTAAATATAATATTTGAAATTTAACTTACTATTTTGAATAGGTGTAATGATTGTGATGTATGAATTAGGAGTGCGTCGTTCCCAGGAGATCGACGTCGATGCCCTGGCAAACAAATTAAATCGCGACAACGCAATCGCTTTGACCGGCGCAGGCATCAGCGTGGCCAGTGGGTTGCCACTTGGCAACGAGGTCGTTCAAGGCATCCCGCTCAACGAGTTTTTTATGTTTCACACGTGGAAGGAGCGCCCGTCACAAGCGTTTGCGGCCTATCGAGAAATTCTCTTGGACTGGCGGAGGGCCACGCCGAATCGAGCACACCAAGCACTCGCCGACGCTCGCATTCGAGTGATCACGCAGAACATCGATGGGTTGCATCGAGACGCGGGCAGCCAGGACGTGATCGAGCTTCATGGCAACCTGCGAGAACTCCGCTGTCTGCGGTGCGATGCCGTGTTCGCTAGTCAACTGGTTTGGAAGGCTGCCGTGCCAAGTTGTCCGACTTGCGGGGATCAACTATTTCCCGGTTTCATCCTCGAAGGGGATGCCGTCAGGCATATCGCGAGAGCGGTGGAGTGGGTGGCAGCCGCCGACTATCTCGTCGTCGTCGGGACGCAGTTGGCGATGGATCCCGTTCGTCAGCTGCGGGAAATCGCGCGCGAGCGCGGCGCAGACGTGATCTGGATCAGTGCAATGGCGGAAAAATGGGTGCCTCTGTTGTTGCAACCAGCGAGGTAAAATTAGGGTTACATAGAGATGTTCTACAAAAAAACTCGAAATTTGTTTGGGAAATAGTAAGAATGCTATTTCCATCTCATTAGCGCTTGGTTATAATGGGGACAGACTTTCCCATATCCTCTTTGCATAAACGCCCCCTAATCCGGTTGGTTTACCACAGGGGGCGTTTTGCATGCCGGTGCGTGTCGGGGTGTTTTTCTGGCATCGCGCCTAGGATATGAGCGCTCGGGAGTGTATACATTTGCCACATTTTGCGCTTGTCCTCGATCAGAGCCGCAAGGCGAAAGCCGCGCGGAACGTATACGACTATCTGCGCGCGAGACAGAAGGACCCAAAGCGCCTCTTGCCCGAGTTACAACTCGAGGGCGTCGCGGGCACAGAGGGAATTCGCGTGGAGCCAGGTGACAAATACCGAGTCCTGAACGTACGGATCCACGATGAGCATTTAAGTCCGTTTTTTCGGACAGATATGAACCTCTTTCAGCTACTGATGATCGACGAGCATACCGAAATGTCCGTCTATCGGGCGGAAAAGGGCTGGCTCTTCGTGTTTGAGGGCCTTGCACCGGGACCCTCCCCCTTTGGCACGAACGGGTTCGACATGCGCTGAAATCATGTGGCGGTCACGTCGCATACCGCCCTGTCGCCCGATTCGTGGCAGTACGGACGCGCTTCATGATGCGCGCGGACGTCTCGACGAGGAACAGCAAGAAGAACACGAGGACCAGATCTGCGACGATTGTCGAACTGAGTGCGAAGGTGTCGTAAATGCCGTGAACGCAGGCAGGGATAATATACGCCAAGACTTTCGGAGAGCCTTGAAACTTCGCCTTGGAGAACCAATAACCCATGATGATGGCGAACATGAAGTGTGCGGGAACCGCCGTCACCGATCGTACAATGGCCGTCATCAGACCAGAACTCGTCACGTACATCACGTTTTCGACCGTGGCGAAGCCAAGGCCGATGGCAGCGGCGTAGACGATGCAATCGACAGGCCTTCGCAGAAGATGACTTTGGTACACGCCGCGATCGAAAATCGACGCCTTTAGGAATTCCTCGATCATTCCCGCCACAAAGAAGGCGGTAATCAACCGCCCCTCAATCCCACCTTCTGTGAATCCACGGGAATTCATCATCAGGCGTTCGATGACACCAGCCGGCAGGACGATGGCGGCACCGAGGATGAACAAGCGGAAAACTTGTCGTTTGGGTTCCGGGTGCAATTGGTCTCGCGTGTAGATAAACACCAACAGGAGCAGGCCAGGGATGATGGCCAGCGCGACATAGAACATATGCGTACCTCTTTTATGTTTGATTTCTGGAACGCGCATAGTGTGTGCAGGGAGGCAAGGATTATGTTAGCGGGAGATTTGCGATCACTGAATCAGGTTCTCGGCGATCCGGTAGAGTACACATTGGAATTTGACAATCTAGTTCAGCCACTCAATTCCTGGATTGGATCACAAGTCCAAATTGTACATACGGGTGTCAAACGATGCGTTGCGTGTGGGCGAAAAGTGAACAAGTTGTTTCAAAGTGGTTATTGTTTTCCTTGTGTTCGAAGCTTGGCGGAGTGCGATTTGTGTATCGTCAAGCCGCACGACTGTCACTTCCACTTAGGTACGTGCAGAGATGAAGCGTGGGCGCAGGGCCACTGTATGATCCCCCACTACGTGTATCTCGCGTGGAGCAGCGGATACAAGGTAGGGCTCACTCGCAAGGGCAGGGAACTGAAGCGTTGGATGGACCAAGGTGCAACGCTCGCGATGGTCATCGCGGAGGTGCCGACTCGGCGCATCGCCGGTGAGTTGGAAATGGAAATTGCCAAGCACATGGCCGACAAGACCGATTGGCGCAAGATGCTGAAGGAGGAGGTCGCACCTGATGTACCGCTCGCAGAGGTGGTGAATGGCGTCGTCGAAAAGCTCGATCCCGCATTTCACCAATACCTGCTGCAAGACCGCGGCGAGCCCCAGACCATTCGCTATCCGCGGACGCCTGACTTTGCAGTGAATTTGAAATCGATGAATCTCGACAAGAGCTCAGTCGTCACCGGAGTGCTTCGCGGGATCAAGGGCCAGTACTTGTTGTTTGACGAAGGTGTTTTAAACGTCAAGAAATTCGCTGGGTACCACGTCGAGGTGTCGAATCGGGTAGCTGTGGAAGCCTAGGCGCCAGCGAAGGCATGTGTCAGACTGCCCTTGGGCAGACTAGCCCCGCAAAGGGGGATGACGGATGTCGTGGGTATATGAGGCGAGATTGTATGATTCAAAGTCTGTGGCATCCTATGTGGCCATGTGTGTTCGTGACGACCATCTTCTCAGTGGAGCGAGCGATTTAAAAGTTCAGGTGTACAGAACGAGAAAAGGGAACTATGGCGTTCGCTATCGCAAACAGGATAGCTTGGAATAGGCAGGGGTGGATTCCTAGCTGACGCCTCACACCCGTCAAGATGATCGAATACACTGTACAACGTTAAGCGGGGTTAACAGTGTAGTTGTCATGTAGGGGGTGATGGCGTTGGTAAAGAAAGCTCAAACAAGTGTACGACCAAAGCGTACGTCCACCGGGCTGCCCAACTTCGTGACACTTGTTCAACGCTATAAGAAGGCCGTGATGGGAATCGAAGTGGTTCAATCGTTTCCAACTGGCCGAGGTTTAGGGCCGCGTCCGCTGTTTCCGTGGGACAGAAGCCAACCCCGACAAGGACGGTCAGCGATGAACATCGGCACGGGATTTGTATTCCATCCAAAAGGCTATATTCTAACCAATGAACATGTGGTGAGCGACGGAGATCGGATTATGTTGCGCGTCTTCGGGAAGAAAGATCTCGTGGAAGCCCAGGTAGTCGGCCGTGACCGGGCTCACGACATCGCTATTTTGCACGCCGATATTCCGATTCCGTCCCCCATTTTAAAAATCGGTCAGAGCAAGGATGTGCACGTCGGCGAATGGGTGTTGGCCATCGGGTCTCCACTTGGCCTCGACAATACGGTCACGGTCGGGATCGTCAGCGCCAAAAATCGGCCGCTTCAAATTGGCGAGAGGGAGTATCCCAATCTGATTCAGACGGACGCGGCTATCAACCGCGGCAACAGTGGCGGGCCCTTGATCAATCTTCGCGGTGAAGTGGTCGGGATGAATACGGCGGTTTCCCAGAGTTCGCAAGGCATTGGGTTCGCCATCAGCGCGGACGTACTCCGGAAAGAAGTCGATCACATCCTCAAGCACATCCACTGAGTTCTCGATTTGATCCCCTCGCTTCAACAAGCGGTTTGCGGTGTGGTACAGTAGAAGGAGCGGCAGTTAGATGTCTGCCTGAGAATCATTCTGGTGTCCAAAAAGGGGTTTGTGCAACCGTGGAACGCGAAGGAATCGTACAATACAGCGCAGATGAGCTAAGAACCATTCTTCAAGAGGGTACTGCAGTCGTCATCGACGTGAGGACGCCTGAAGAGTACGCAGAAGGGCATATCCCAGGCGTGCCGTTGAAACCGATGCAGGAAGTTGGTGAGTGGATCCGGGAACTCTCACCAGACGAGTCCTATGTCCTGGTGTGTCGCAGTGGAGCCCGCTCGCAGCGAGTCGCGCAGTTTCTGAAAGCGAACGGGTTTGAGGACGTCGCCAATTACGACGGCGGCATGCTCGCTTGGGACGGCGAACTGTCGTCGAAATAACGGCGAAGAAAGAACAGTTGCCGCGGATTTGAACGATAACAGAACTCAAGGACGGCTTCGGTGCTCATTTCATCGGAGCCGATTTTTGTGTTCAGTTCTTCGGTCACGTCGCGCAATCGCACGCTGGTGCCCTGCTCCACGACCACGTCCAAGAGATTCTCCCAGGGATATTTGGACACGACGCGCCGCAAGAAGTTGTGGCGGGCGCTCTCCGCAAACACGCGAAATTGGTCTGTTCGATATGTGATCAGCACACCCGCAGGCGTGAATATATAGTCTCCCGCTTCTTCCACACTGATTTCCATGATGCGTTTGATCTCCGGCATAGACATCCTCCCTATGAATGTTTTCACTCTACGTG
This window encodes:
- a CDS encoding helix-turn-helix transcriptional regulator; translated protein: MNQNFGKRVRSLRLSRHWSQQELSMRCGISTPHISSIERDKRHPSLEYAQRIATALGVPLSSLCDERTEFQAPKMRNSPDELPLYMQNFILNESAFPYLEAAQRMSTLPEEEASFLTKLIELLAQSNHMLASYQADSRML
- a CDS encoding response regulator transcription factor, which encodes MPQPRILVVDDEERIRRLVRMYLERSGFDVVEAEDGTEAVDIALAQPFSLIILDLMLPGMDGRDVCSHIRQHSDVPIVMLTAAGDEMNRIHGFELGADDYVVKPFSPRELIMRVKALLKRTGETEYAKADLQQALTFPGLVIHIDARRVEVEGNEISLTPKEFDLLVYMAQRPDKVFSREELLRDVWNYQFYGDQRTVDTHIKRLREKLGQASDPVSQYIVTVWGVGYKFEVAL
- a CDS encoding ATP-binding protein, coding for MIRNSVASKLWLTIVAMVFLVLALLAVLLQQFFVNYVVQRETAQLTRLATSVNRILPTNDPAIAMSVLGQVSQNVLEAHVVAATPLTKESELITAYHHFTASQLSDFNLGKPVVVHSTVGGASELSVYQKLPSSTSTPGMVAVSQQMSVLEQPVHRMRNLIIFDTVLAIVLATGLAFVVSKNLSRPLVEMNKAAEEMALGHFSQRVEVVTHDEVGRLGNTFNALAGELAKTIEQLSIERDQLSSILSSLQDGVVATDKEGRVTLANPPALRRLRSMSVAERGIATMEKLPERLMMLFSHVTDFEEPVVQEATWEGRSLAITMLPLYEVDGTQMRGTLAVLRDVTEERRLDRLRKDFIANVSHELRTPLSMMQGYAEALLDDISDDPEMRRELTEIIHDETLRMKRLVNDLLDLAQLESGQFQMNMDTVDFSLVMRRVARKFQALAQDYGVGFELRIENEAMIMDADVDRMEQVFTNLLDNAFRHTSEGKITFSSDISGRYVYVRVSDTGAGIPEEDVPYIFERFYKADKARTRSRSGTGLGLAIARHIVTEHGGDILVESTIGKGTTFTVILPIQRDDMELEGEQHDKE
- a CDS encoding rhodanese-like domain-containing protein; translation: MEREGIVQYSADELRTILQEGTAVVIDVRTPEEYAEGHIPGVPLKPMQEVGEWIRELSPDESYVLVCRSGARSQRVAQFLKANGFEDVANYDGGMLAWDGELSSK
- a CDS encoding iron dicitrate transport regulator FecR yields the protein MYELGVRRSQEIDVDALANKLNRDNAIALTGAGISVASGLPLGNEVVQGIPLNEFFMFHTWKERPSQAFAAYREILLDWRRATPNRAHQALADARIRVITQNIDGLHRDAGSQDVIELHGNLRELRCLRCDAVFASQLVWKAAVPSCPTCGDQLFPGFILEGDAVRHIARAVEWVAAADYLVVVGTQLAMDPVRQLREIARERGADVIWISAMAEKWVPLLLQPAR
- a CDS encoding trypsin-like peptidase domain-containing protein, whose amino-acid sequence is MVKKAQTSVRPKRTSTGLPNFVTLVQRYKKAVMGIEVVQSFPTGRGLGPRPLFPWDRSQPRQGRSAMNIGTGFVFHPKGYILTNEHVVSDGDRIMLRVFGKKDLVEAQVVGRDRAHDIAILHADIPIPSPILKIGQSKDVHVGEWVLAIGSPLGLDNTVTVGIVSAKNRPLQIGEREYPNLIQTDAAINRGNSGGPLINLRGEVVGMNTAVSQSSQGIGFAISADVLRKEVDHILKHIH
- a CDS encoding pseudouridine synthase, coding for MERLQKVLAHAGVASRRKCEELIAQGRVTVDGAQITEMGHLVDPDKQVIAVDGKQVAVEQKVIILLNKPTAYMTTVSDPEGRRTVMSLLPKVAERLYPVGRLDYDTSGLLLFTNDGALTERLLHPSRDIEKVYRVTVEGQVDREARQRLAEGIELEDGVTAPAQVEMMRQGEESVVQIAIHEGRNRQVRRMFDALDLPVKRLKRIAFGPIALGHLKTGDWRLLAPSEWKALYRSVDLTPPQYTKPTFPQAQRAVRPARPVRGGRKPARQGGQKRRTGKK
- a CDS encoding DUF2797 domain-containing protein translates to MLAGDLRSLNQVLGDPVEYTLEFDNLVQPLNSWIGSQVQIVHTGVKRCVACGRKVNKLFQSGYCFPCVRSLAECDLCIVKPHDCHFHLGTCRDEAWAQGHCMIPHYVYLAWSSGYKVGLTRKGRELKRWMDQGATLAMVIAEVPTRRIAGELEMEIAKHMADKTDWRKMLKEEVAPDVPLAEVVNGVVEKLDPAFHQYLLQDRGEPQTIRYPRTPDFAVNLKSMNLDKSSVVTGVLRGIKGQYLLFDEGVLNVKKFAGYHVEVSNRVAVEA
- a CDS encoding PrsW family glutamic-type intramembrane protease; translated protein: MFYVALAIIPGLLLLVFIYTRDQLHPEPKRQVFRLFILGAAIVLPAGVIERLMMNSRGFTEGGIEGRLITAFFVAGMIEEFLKASIFDRGVYQSHLLRRPVDCIVYAAAIGLGFATVENVMYVTSSGLMTAIVRSVTAVPAHFMFAIIMGYWFSKAKFQGSPKVLAYIIPACVHGIYDTFALSSTIVADLVLVFFLLFLVETSARIMKRVRTATNRATGRYAT
- a CDS encoding YhcN/YlaJ family sporulation lipoprotein; the protein is MKTRMTLAGVALVALVLSGCGANVNNASKPAADVMNATQRVTKQAPTGAIGDAQHVQMATNIANGLVKRGYAKHAFAFVVGKTAYVAIDQKKPTKTNLGMKQKNAIVNAVKHIDKRVDTVYVSASPDAYHRFQSFAGDMKAGRPVSAVWNNFRTMVTMLFPTGR